A single genomic interval of Arachis duranensis cultivar V14167 chromosome 7, aradu.V14167.gnm2.J7QH, whole genome shotgun sequence harbors:
- the LOC107496297 gene encoding zinc finger CCCH domain-containing protein 18 isoform X1 produces the protein MDISEVMNIPDYTRILFDKLQKFEPEYASKIIGILLLHNEHDIAKLATCPDHIVRDVAFKAKNDLQRMSAHKPSIIPISVPMNPPQGLSHLSVISPRTPTSPPSFPVHNSPYWDPYPATNTNPEFMKYSDSIAELQNQAELYGLESHVDPIGSDFYGLEASTPNFGGKAGKRYSGLSDFPVKTCHYFNKGYCKHGESCRYYHGQAGSESFSHMYGNDFVNDDPVVSPGSLAQLEREIVDLLKQRRRNPITIAALPMAYYDKYKKVLQADGYLTESQRHGKSGYSLTKLLARLSNSICVIDRPHGQHEVVLAEDAPKYTQKRDFVQNISASRQIYLTFPADSTFTEEDVSNYFSTFGCVEDVRIPCQQKRMFGFVTFIDPQTVKTILDKGNPHYVRGSRVLVKPYREKSKVIERKYADRIQHSMCYSPHHVDMDSEMNSISRSCGNARSLRRQLMEEQEQALELVEMQRRRLAALQFAQNSLSTSPQFRFSTNGMRASEDHFNFNFHPQESFNDNEKPSNIDTNFSDENSSSQGLDLPDSPFAFPVENENQ, from the exons ATGGACATTTCAGAAGTTATGAACATTCCTGACTATACAAGAATTCTATTTGATAAGCTTCAGAAGTTTGAGCCTGAATATGCTTCAAAGATAATTGGAATTCTGCTTTTGCACAATGAACATGACATTGCTAAATTGGCCACATGTCCGGACCACATCGTCCGTGACGTGGCATTCAAGGCCAAGAATGATCTTCAAAGAATGTCTGCTCATAAACCATCCATAATTCCAATTTCAGTCCCTATGAACCCTCCACAAGGATTAAGCCATTTATCAGTAATATCACCTAGAACACCTACCTCTCCACCAAGCTTTCCGGTTCACAATTCTCCTTATTGGGATCCATATCCTGCTACCAATACTAACCCAGAGTTTATGAAGTACTCGGATTCGATTGCGGAACTGCAGAATCAGGCAGAGTTGTATGGTTTGGAGAGTCATGTAGATCCCATTGGCAGTGATTTCTATGGATTGGAAGCTTCGACGCCGAATTTCGGTGGAAAGGCCGGTAAAAGGTATTCAGGCTTGTCTGATTTTCCTGTTAAGACCTGTCACTACTTTAACAAAGGTTATTGTAAACATGGTGAAAGCTGTAGATACTATCATGGACAAGCCGGCTCCGAGAGCTTCTCTCATATGTATGGAAATGATTTTGTTAATGATGATCCGGTGGTTTCGCCGGGCTCACTAGCGCAGCTAGAACGTGAGATTGTTGATCTGTTAAAGCAAAGAAGACGCAATCCAATTACAATTGCTGCCTTGCCAATGGCATATTATGATAAGTACAAGAAGGTGCTTCAGGCAGATGGTTATTTAACCGAGAGCCAGCGGCATGGTAAGTCTGGCTATAGCTTGACAAAGCTTCTGGCGCGGCTGAGCAATAGTATTTGTGTCATAGACAG ACCTCATGGGCAGCATGAGGTAGTTCTAGCAGAGGATGCTCCAAAATACACACAGAAGAGAGATTTTGTTCAAAATATCAGTGCATCGCGACAAATATATTTGACATTTCCGGCTGACAGCACTTTCACAGAGGAGGATGTCTCTAATTACTTCAG CACATTCGGGTGTGTTGAAGATGTAAGGATTCCATGCCAGCAGAAAAGGATGTTTGGCTTTGTGACGTTTATTGATCCGCAAACTGTTAAAACTATTTTAGACAAAGGGAATCCCCATTATGTTCGTGGGTCTCGGGTGCTTGTGAAACCTTACCGGGAGAAGTCAAAGGTTATTGAAAG GAAGTATGCTGATAGAATTCAGCACTCTATGTGTTACTCACCTCACCACGTAGACATGGATTCTGAAATGAACTCAA tttcaaGAAGTTGTGGGAATGCTAGATCTCTTAGGAGACAACTGATGGAAGAGCAGGAGCAGGCTCTAGAACTAGTAGAAATGCAAAGGAGACGTTTGGCAGCGTTGCAGTTTGCCCAAAATTCTCTGTCTACTTCACCCCAGTTTCGCTTCTCCACGAATGGAATGAGAGCTTCAGAAG ATCATTTCAATTTCAACTTTCATCCTCAAGAATCTTTCAATGATAATGAGAAACCAAGTAATATAGACACCAATTTCTCGGATGAAAACAG CAGCAGCCAAGGGCTTGACCTTCCGGACAGTCCATTCGCATTTCCGGTGGAGAATGAGAATCAATAA
- the LOC107496297 gene encoding zinc finger CCCH domain-containing protein 18 isoform X2 codes for MDISEVMNIPDYTRILFDKLQKFEPEYASKIIGILLLHNEHDIAKLATCPDHIVRDVAFKAKNDLQRMSAHKPSIIPISVPMNPPQGLSHLSVISPRTPTSPPSFPVHNSPYWDPYPATNTNPEFMKYSDSIAELQNQAELYGLESHVDPIGSDFYGLEASTPNFGGKAGKRYSGLSDFPVKTCHYFNKGYCKHGESCRYYHGQAGSESFSHMYGNDFVNDDPVVSPGSLAQLEREIVDLLKQRRRNPITIAALPMAYYDKYKKVLQADGYLTESQRHGKSGYSLTKLLARLSNSICVIDRPHGQHEVVLAEDAPKYTQKRDFVQNISASRQIYLTFPADSTFTEEDVSNYFSTFGCVEDVRIPCQQKRMFGFVTFIDPQTVKTILDKGNPHYVRGSRVLVKPYREKSKVIERKYADRIQHSMCYSPHHVDMDSEMNSISRSCGNARSLRRQLMEEQEQALELVEMQRRRLAALQFAQNSLSTSPQFRFSTNGMRASEDHFNFNFHPQESFNDNEKPSNIDTNFSDENSSQGLDLPDSPFAFPVENENQ; via the exons ATGGACATTTCAGAAGTTATGAACATTCCTGACTATACAAGAATTCTATTTGATAAGCTTCAGAAGTTTGAGCCTGAATATGCTTCAAAGATAATTGGAATTCTGCTTTTGCACAATGAACATGACATTGCTAAATTGGCCACATGTCCGGACCACATCGTCCGTGACGTGGCATTCAAGGCCAAGAATGATCTTCAAAGAATGTCTGCTCATAAACCATCCATAATTCCAATTTCAGTCCCTATGAACCCTCCACAAGGATTAAGCCATTTATCAGTAATATCACCTAGAACACCTACCTCTCCACCAAGCTTTCCGGTTCACAATTCTCCTTATTGGGATCCATATCCTGCTACCAATACTAACCCAGAGTTTATGAAGTACTCGGATTCGATTGCGGAACTGCAGAATCAGGCAGAGTTGTATGGTTTGGAGAGTCATGTAGATCCCATTGGCAGTGATTTCTATGGATTGGAAGCTTCGACGCCGAATTTCGGTGGAAAGGCCGGTAAAAGGTATTCAGGCTTGTCTGATTTTCCTGTTAAGACCTGTCACTACTTTAACAAAGGTTATTGTAAACATGGTGAAAGCTGTAGATACTATCATGGACAAGCCGGCTCCGAGAGCTTCTCTCATATGTATGGAAATGATTTTGTTAATGATGATCCGGTGGTTTCGCCGGGCTCACTAGCGCAGCTAGAACGTGAGATTGTTGATCTGTTAAAGCAAAGAAGACGCAATCCAATTACAATTGCTGCCTTGCCAATGGCATATTATGATAAGTACAAGAAGGTGCTTCAGGCAGATGGTTATTTAACCGAGAGCCAGCGGCATGGTAAGTCTGGCTATAGCTTGACAAAGCTTCTGGCGCGGCTGAGCAATAGTATTTGTGTCATAGACAG ACCTCATGGGCAGCATGAGGTAGTTCTAGCAGAGGATGCTCCAAAATACACACAGAAGAGAGATTTTGTTCAAAATATCAGTGCATCGCGACAAATATATTTGACATTTCCGGCTGACAGCACTTTCACAGAGGAGGATGTCTCTAATTACTTCAG CACATTCGGGTGTGTTGAAGATGTAAGGATTCCATGCCAGCAGAAAAGGATGTTTGGCTTTGTGACGTTTATTGATCCGCAAACTGTTAAAACTATTTTAGACAAAGGGAATCCCCATTATGTTCGTGGGTCTCGGGTGCTTGTGAAACCTTACCGGGAGAAGTCAAAGGTTATTGAAAG GAAGTATGCTGATAGAATTCAGCACTCTATGTGTTACTCACCTCACCACGTAGACATGGATTCTGAAATGAACTCAA tttcaaGAAGTTGTGGGAATGCTAGATCTCTTAGGAGACAACTGATGGAAGAGCAGGAGCAGGCTCTAGAACTAGTAGAAATGCAAAGGAGACGTTTGGCAGCGTTGCAGTTTGCCCAAAATTCTCTGTCTACTTCACCCCAGTTTCGCTTCTCCACGAATGGAATGAGAGCTTCAGAAG ATCATTTCAATTTCAACTTTCATCCTCAAGAATCTTTCAATGATAATGAGAAACCAAGTAATATAGACACCAATTTCTCGGATGAAAACAG CAGCCAAGGGCTTGACCTTCCGGACAGTCCATTCGCATTTCCGGTGGAGAATGAGAATCAATAA